One Streptomyces lincolnensis genomic region harbors:
- a CDS encoding D-alanyl-D-alanine carboxypeptidase, whose amino-acid sequence MPAPKKTARRSLLVTSVALSSLALTAVPALPAVAAPKPSPSPSGSPSPNPSGSPSGSPSASPSATPPATMSSVGGARLGQAGPQVNLASGVPVLPKDLSARSWIVADAESGDVLAANNAHWRLPPASTLKMLFADTVLPKFPKTEKHKVVPSDLVGVGAGSSMVGIKEGETYTVHDLWLGVFLRSGNDAVHVLSTMNDGVDTTVREMNAHAEELQALDTHVVSPDGYDAPGQVSSAYDLTLFARSGLQKKDFREYSSTVTAKFPGKTTKKKGKTVRGTFEIQNTNRLLTGASGLSVYPGIAGVKNGNTTNAGATFTGVAERGGKVLLVTIMNPAKDEPNEVYKETAKLFDWGFKAAGKVEPVGELVPPKSAMQSAQPGSNASGEAGGAGSGGASSKPVASSTAQTGSGGMGIAFAITGGVLVLLAGAAFLVNRRWPLPDLVRRRPRP is encoded by the coding sequence GTGCCCGCTCCGAAAAAGACCGCCAGGCGATCCCTGCTGGTCACCTCAGTCGCCTTGTCGTCACTCGCGCTGACCGCCGTGCCCGCGCTGCCCGCCGTCGCGGCTCCCAAGCCGTCGCCGAGTCCGTCGGGGAGTCCGTCGCCGAACCCGTCGGGCAGTCCGTCGGGCAGCCCCTCGGCGAGTCCGTCGGCCACTCCCCCGGCGACGATGTCGAGCGTGGGCGGCGCCCGGCTCGGCCAGGCCGGACCGCAGGTCAATCTGGCGAGCGGGGTGCCGGTGCTGCCCAAGGACCTGAGCGCGCGCTCGTGGATCGTCGCCGACGCAGAGTCCGGTGACGTGCTGGCCGCGAACAACGCGCACTGGCGCCTGCCCCCGGCGAGCACGCTGAAGATGCTGTTCGCGGACACCGTGCTGCCGAAGTTCCCCAAGACCGAGAAGCACAAGGTGGTCCCCTCCGACCTGGTCGGCGTCGGGGCCGGCTCCAGCATGGTCGGGATAAAGGAGGGCGAGACGTACACCGTCCACGACCTGTGGCTCGGTGTCTTCCTTCGCTCCGGCAACGACGCCGTGCACGTGCTGTCGACGATGAACGACGGCGTCGACACCACCGTCAGGGAGATGAACGCCCACGCCGAGGAGCTCCAGGCCCTCGACACGCACGTGGTCAGCCCCGACGGCTACGACGCTCCCGGCCAGGTCTCCTCCGCGTACGACCTGACGCTGTTCGCCCGCTCCGGGCTCCAGAAGAAGGACTTCCGCGAGTACAGCTCCACGGTCACCGCGAAGTTCCCGGGCAAGACCACGAAGAAGAAGGGCAAGACGGTCCGCGGGACCTTCGAGATCCAGAACACCAACCGGCTGCTGACCGGAGCCTCCGGGCTCTCCGTCTACCCGGGCATCGCGGGTGTGAAGAACGGCAACACCACCAACGCGGGCGCCACCTTCACCGGCGTCGCCGAGCGGGGCGGCAAGGTGCTGCTCGTCACGATCATGAACCCGGCCAAGGACGAGCCCAACGAGGTCTACAAGGAGACCGCCAAGCTCTTCGACTGGGGCTTCAAGGCGGCCGGCAAGGTGGAGCCGGTCGGAGAACTGGTGCCGCCGAAGAGCGCCATGCAGTCCGCCCAGCCGGGCTCCAACGCCTCCGGCGAGGCCGGGGGCGCGGGGTCCGGCGGGGCGTCCTCGAAGCCCGTCGCGAGTTCCACGGCCCAGACGGGATCCGGCGGCATGGGCATCGCGTTCGCGATCACCGGCGGGGTGCTGGTGCTGCTCGCGGGGGCCGCGTTCCTGGTCAACCGCCGCTGGCCGCTGCCGGATCTGGTACGTCGTCGCCCTCGTCCGTGA
- a CDS encoding GtrA family protein encodes MVSLPPRQELLSFATAGLLAYACDLALFTWLRGPGGLDPLTAKVLSFAAGCTVAYAGNALGTYRHTRPKGLRPYAVFVAVNIAGAVVQLLCLAVSHYGLGFTSQRADTVSGAGIGMVLATVLRFWGTRTWVFRNEGRVGSWTG; translated from the coding sequence TTGGTGAGCCTCCCGCCCCGACAGGAGCTGCTGTCCTTCGCCACCGCGGGCCTCCTCGCCTACGCCTGTGACCTGGCCCTCTTCACCTGGCTCCGCGGTCCCGGCGGGCTCGACCCGCTCACCGCCAAGGTGCTCTCCTTCGCCGCCGGCTGCACGGTGGCGTACGCGGGCAACGCGCTCGGCACGTACCGGCACACCCGGCCCAAGGGCCTGCGCCCCTACGCCGTGTTCGTCGCGGTGAACATCGCCGGGGCCGTCGTACAGCTGTTGTGTCTGGCCGTCAGCCACTACGGCCTCGGCTTCACCTCGCAGCGCGCTGACACCGTGTCGGGGGCCGGTATCGGTATGGTCCTGGCCACTGTCCTGCGGTTCTGGGGCACCCGGACATGGGTCTTTCGCAACGAGGGCAGAGTCGGATCATGGACTGGCTGA
- a CDS encoding ABC transporter substrate-binding protein, with protein sequence MRSVRVRILATLLVLAAIGIGGRQLLPARGDEGRTIKVGTSDTVTSLDPAGAYDAGSWALFSNVFQSLLTFEPGGSSPVPDAAEKCAFVGSGLRTYRCELREGLTFPSGRKVTAEDVKYSFDRVKKINSDVGPASLLSTLKSVSASGRTVTFHLSSPDATFPFKVATGAGSIVDRTKYPATALRDGDGVDGTGVYDLTAYAKGKRAVLAPNSRYKGAVKDAGRPVELSFYADGDRLDDAWKAKRIDVATRTLPPKVLAGLNASDPSQRVSEVDSSETRNLYLDTRAGSPLHDKRVRQAMAWLIDRERLAATVYDGTVDALYSLIPTGITGHTTSYFDLYPKQSTAEARRLLTEAGVTLPVRFTYGYGTGRGAAAEEAAEIKRELEASGLFKVTVKGYEWTDFQKRWATGRLDAYAVGWVADYPDPDTFGAPLVGTDGTMNTGYRSKAVDQLIQDSQRYADRSEADQDFRELQQAVAADVPVIPLWQAKEYVVSNEDVGGGQYLSDGTGVFRLWRLTWI encoded by the coding sequence ATGCGCTCGGTTCGGGTGCGGATACTCGCGACACTGCTGGTGCTTGCGGCCATAGGGATCGGCGGCCGGCAACTGCTGCCGGCGCGGGGCGACGAGGGCAGGACCATCAAGGTCGGCACCTCGGACACCGTCACGTCCCTCGATCCGGCCGGTGCCTACGACGCCGGTTCCTGGGCCCTGTTCAGCAACGTCTTCCAGTCACTGCTGACCTTCGAGCCGGGCGGCTCCTCACCCGTGCCGGACGCGGCGGAGAAGTGCGCCTTCGTCGGCAGCGGTCTGCGCACCTACCGCTGCGAGCTGCGCGAGGGGCTCACCTTCCCGAGCGGCCGCAAGGTGACCGCCGAGGACGTGAAGTACTCCTTCGACCGGGTCAAGAAGATCAACTCCGATGTCGGTCCCGCCTCCCTGCTGTCCACCCTGAAGTCGGTGAGCGCGAGCGGCCGGACCGTCACCTTCCATCTGTCCTCGCCGGACGCCACGTTCCCGTTCAAGGTCGCCACCGGTGCCGGCTCGATCGTCGACCGCACCAAGTACCCGGCGACCGCACTCCGCGACGGCGACGGCGTCGACGGAACCGGCGTGTACGACCTGACGGCGTACGCGAAGGGCAAGAGAGCGGTCCTCGCGCCCAACAGCCGCTACAAGGGAGCCGTCAAGGACGCCGGGCGGCCCGTCGAGCTGAGCTTCTACGCCGACGGCGACCGGCTCGACGACGCCTGGAAGGCCAAGCGGATCGACGTCGCCACCCGGACACTGCCGCCGAAGGTCCTCGCCGGCCTGAACGCCAGCGACCCGAGCCAGCGGGTCTCCGAGGTCGACAGCTCCGAGACCCGCAACCTCTACCTCGACACCCGCGCCGGCTCCCCGCTGCACGACAAGCGCGTCCGGCAGGCCATGGCCTGGCTGATCGACCGCGAGCGACTGGCCGCCACGGTCTACGACGGCACCGTCGACGCCCTGTACTCGCTGATCCCGACGGGCATCACCGGCCACACCACGTCGTACTTCGATCTCTACCCGAAGCAGAGCACCGCGGAGGCGCGCCGGCTGCTCACCGAGGCCGGTGTCACCCTCCCGGTCCGCTTCACCTACGGCTACGGCACCGGTCGTGGCGCCGCCGCCGAGGAGGCCGCGGAGATCAAACGGGAGCTGGAGGCGAGCGGTCTGTTCAAGGTGACCGTCAAGGGGTACGAGTGGACCGACTTCCAGAAGCGCTGGGCCACCGGCAGGCTGGACGCCTACGCGGTCGGCTGGGTGGCCGACTATCCCGACCCCGACACCTTCGGCGCCCCGCTCGTCGGCACCGACGGCACGATGAACACCGGGTACCGAAGCAAGGCCGTCGACCAGCTGATTCAGGACAGTCAGCGGTACGCCGACCGCAGTGAGGCGGACCAGGACTTCCGTGAGCTGCAGCAGGCCGTCGCGGCCGATGTGCCGGTGATTCCGCTGTGGCAGGCCAAGGAATACGTCGTCAGCAACGAGGATGTCGGCGGCGGACAGTATCTTTCGGACGGCACCGGCGTCTTCAGGCTCTGGCGGCTGACGTGGATATGA
- a CDS encoding YihY/virulence factor BrkB family protein — protein sequence MDWLKKLPVVGPLWTRLTATHAWRSYERLDRVKWTRLAAAMTFTSFVALFPLLTVAAAIGAATLSTRQQNELQDKIAEQVPGISDQLDVDALVQNAGTVGLIAAAALLFTGIGWAGSMHECLRAVWELPDEEENPVLRKAKDLGILIGLGGAVLVTIAASAVASAMVGWITDQLGIDRAGWGSLLLRTAAFGVAVLADFLLLLYVLTLLPGVEPRRRRLVVAGLTGAIGFELLKLLLSGYMQGVAAKSMYGAFGVPVALLLWINFTSKLVLFCAAWTATQSKEAELTDEGDDVPDPAAASGG from the coding sequence ATGGACTGGCTGAAGAAGCTTCCCGTCGTCGGGCCGCTGTGGACGCGCCTGACGGCCACGCACGCGTGGCGGTCGTACGAGCGGCTGGACCGGGTGAAGTGGACGCGGCTGGCCGCCGCCATGACGTTCACGAGCTTCGTGGCGCTGTTCCCGCTGCTCACCGTGGCCGCCGCGATCGGTGCCGCCACGCTCAGCACCCGGCAGCAGAACGAACTCCAGGACAAGATCGCCGAGCAGGTGCCCGGCATCTCCGACCAGCTGGACGTCGACGCCCTGGTCCAGAACGCCGGCACCGTCGGTCTCATCGCCGCCGCCGCGCTGCTGTTCACCGGCATCGGCTGGGCCGGCTCGATGCACGAGTGCCTGCGCGCGGTGTGGGAGCTGCCCGACGAGGAGGAGAACCCGGTCCTGCGCAAGGCCAAGGACCTCGGCATCCTCATCGGCCTCGGCGGCGCCGTGCTCGTCACGATCGCCGCCTCCGCCGTGGCGTCCGCCATGGTCGGCTGGATCACCGACCAGCTCGGCATCGACCGGGCCGGCTGGGGCAGCCTGCTGCTGCGGACCGCCGCGTTCGGCGTCGCCGTACTCGCCGACTTCCTGCTGCTCCTGTACGTCCTCACCCTGCTGCCGGGCGTCGAGCCGAGGCGCCGGCGGCTGGTCGTGGCCGGGCTGACCGGAGCGATCGGCTTCGAGCTGCTGAAGCTGCTGCTCAGCGGCTATATGCAGGGTGTGGCCGCGAAGAGCATGTACGGCGCGTTCGGCGTGCCCGTCGCCCTGCTGCTGTGGATCAACTTCACGTCGAAACTGGTCCTGTTCTGCGCCGCCTGGACGGCGACGCAGAGCAAGGAGGCCGAGCTCACGGACGAGGGCGACGACGTACCAGATCCGGCAGCGGCCAGCGGCGGTTGA
- a CDS encoding sensor histidine kinase: protein MKAGRPGGRHGIHSLRGKLTLANVALLAIGIVAATAVSVMGMRYYLLDQIDGNLVKTRDSLGSTRLTLRDLDSLNVLSFARDRLVPEARNQDRTPDSIFTAVDGRGESVGVLGLQPTEAQRGLAGAVDDPKALTADPEPHDVTVGGTAYRTTATRLPDGTYVLLATSTELLHNGVAKAVRMNLAIGGLLLALLACLTMVSVRRRMQPLEDMVETSSAIAEGDLTRRVPSSREATLEVEQLRVALNSMLHQVESAYRTRERSAAQLRRFVADASHELRTPLSAIRGYLQLYDRGMLSDPDERKRAWVRVLAETDRMGRLVDELLTLARLDQQPELRLRNVDISRLVRDAAEDLRVQQPERPIAVDAAGSLLVRADESGLRQVLGNLVANVRTHTPADVPVRLGVERADGQVRLCVADQGPGLCAEDAARVFDRFFRAGGGAGSGLGMAIVQGVVQAHGGEVTVRTAPGEGLAVTVGLPAGAAGQESGSGSESGS, encoded by the coding sequence ATGAAGGCCGGGCGCCCCGGCGGCAGGCACGGCATCCACTCCCTGCGCGGCAAGCTGACGCTGGCCAACGTCGCGCTGCTCGCGATCGGCATCGTGGCCGCGACGGCGGTGAGCGTCATGGGCATGCGGTACTACCTGCTCGACCAGATCGACGGCAATCTCGTCAAGACCCGGGACTCCCTCGGCAGCACGCGGCTCACCCTGCGGGACTTGGACTCGCTGAACGTGCTGAGCTTCGCGCGCGACCGGCTCGTGCCGGAGGCACGGAACCAGGACCGGACACCCGACTCGATCTTCACCGCCGTCGACGGCCGGGGCGAGTCGGTCGGCGTCCTCGGCCTCCAGCCGACCGAGGCCCAGCGCGGGCTGGCGGGCGCCGTGGACGACCCGAAGGCGCTCACCGCGGATCCCGAGCCGCACGACGTGACCGTGGGCGGCACCGCCTACCGCACGACCGCGACGCGATTGCCCGACGGCACGTACGTCCTGCTCGCCACCTCCACCGAACTCCTCCACAACGGCGTCGCCAAGGCCGTACGCATGAACCTCGCCATCGGCGGCCTGCTGCTCGCGCTGCTGGCCTGTCTGACGATGGTGAGCGTCCGACGCCGGATGCAGCCGCTGGAGGACATGGTGGAGACCTCGTCGGCTATCGCCGAGGGCGATCTGACCCGGCGCGTTCCCTCCAGCCGCGAGGCGACCCTGGAGGTCGAGCAGCTGCGCGTCGCCCTGAACTCCATGCTCCACCAGGTGGAGTCGGCGTACCGCACCCGCGAGCGCAGCGCGGCCCAGCTGCGCCGCTTCGTCGCCGACGCCTCGCACGAACTGCGCACCCCGCTGTCCGCGATACGCGGCTACCTCCAGCTCTACGACCGGGGGATGCTCTCCGATCCGGACGAGCGCAAGCGGGCCTGGGTGCGGGTGCTGGCGGAGACGGACCGCATGGGGCGGCTGGTGGACGAGCTGCTCACCCTCGCCCGGCTCGACCAGCAGCCCGAACTGCGCCTCAGGAACGTCGACATCAGCCGGCTGGTGCGGGACGCGGCCGAGGATCTGCGGGTGCAGCAGCCGGAGCGGCCCATAGCGGTCGACGCGGCCGGTTCGCTGCTGGTGCGCGCCGACGAGTCCGGGCTGCGGCAGGTCCTCGGCAACCTGGTGGCCAACGTACGCACGCACACACCCGCCGACGTCCCGGTGCGGCTCGGTGTGGAGCGCGCGGACGGGCAGGTACGGCTGTGTGTCGCGGACCAGGGGCCGGGGCTCTGCGCGGAGGACGCGGCGCGCGTCTTCGACCGGTTCTTCCGGGCGGGTGGCGGTGCGGGCAGCGGGCTCGGCATGGCGATCGTGCAGGGGGTGGTGCAGGCCCACGGCGGCGAGGTGACGGTACGGACGGCACCGGGCGAGGGGCTGGCGGTGACGGTCGGTCTGCCTGCGGGGGCGGCGGGCCAGGAGTCGGGGTCGGGGTCGGAGTCGGGGTCGTAA
- a CDS encoding phosphatase PAP2 family protein, which produces MDQMDRMDRQILSTFRAYGGDPRVAVAARALSWAGEHGALWLAAGLTGAAVDGARRGAWLRGTALTAGAHLVSMGVKRVVRRPRPAHVAPLVRTAGRHSFPSSHATSAAAAAVAFGALGAHGVPPLAAVMCLSRLIVGVHYPSDVAAGAALGALTARAGARWMRSTPTGRGRA; this is translated from the coding sequence ATGGACCAGATGGACCGGATGGACCGGCAGATCCTGTCGACGTTCCGTGCGTACGGCGGCGACCCGCGCGTAGCCGTCGCCGCGCGCGCCCTGTCCTGGGCGGGTGAGCACGGAGCGCTGTGGCTCGCGGCGGGCCTCACGGGCGCCGCCGTGGACGGGGCGCGGCGCGGCGCCTGGTTGCGCGGCACGGCGCTCACCGCGGGCGCGCACCTCGTCAGCATGGGGGTGAAGAGGGTGGTGCGCCGCCCGCGTCCGGCGCATGTCGCGCCCCTGGTGCGCACCGCGGGCCGGCACTCCTTCCCGAGCTCGCACGCGACCTCCGCCGCGGCCGCCGCCGTCGCCTTCGGCGCGCTGGGCGCGCACGGCGTCCCGCCGCTCGCCGCCGTGATGTGCCTGTCGCGCCTGATCGTCGGCGTCCACTACCCCTCGGACGTGGCGGCCGGCGCGGCCCTCGGAGCACTCACGGCACGCGCCGGAGCGCGCTGGATGAGAAGCACACCGACCGGGAGGGGGCGCGCATGA
- a CDS encoding ATP-binding protein: MLRRNSFRLPRHPASVGIARRRVRDHLADWGHGVDDPALADAVLLVSELATNVVRHGPLLEREFEVAVTALADGSCLIEVSDEGRMEPRLRLVGEWEETGRGLHLVENIAAAWGVWGRGRHGKTVWALVLAHANP, translated from the coding sequence GTGTTGAGACGCAACTCCTTCCGGTTGCCCCGGCATCCGGCTTCCGTCGGTATAGCCCGGCGCCGGGTCCGGGACCATCTGGCCGACTGGGGCCACGGCGTGGACGACCCGGCGCTCGCCGACGCGGTGCTGCTCGTGTCCGAGCTGGCCACCAACGTCGTACGCCATGGGCCGCTGCTGGAGCGTGAGTTCGAGGTGGCCGTCACCGCGCTCGCCGACGGCTCCTGTCTGATCGAGGTCTCCGACGAGGGGAGGATGGAGCCCCGGCTGAGGCTGGTGGGGGAGTGGGAGGAGACCGGCCGGGGCCTGCACCTGGTGGAGAACATCGCCGCGGCCTGGGGCGTGTGGGGCAGGGGCCGGCACGGCAAGACGGTGTGGGCGCTGGTGCTCGCCCACGCGAACCCGTGA
- a CDS encoding metallophosphoesterase, which translates to MVIVFALIALTVLVTANWYLWRRLFRDTTRGPGWVRRGGVVLVAGGWALAVGALVAERTGAPFWLQRVLAWPGFMWLALSIYLLLAVVVGEVVRPLLRRFLERRDRSRAVDQVAVARPEPATAVPQPESVPAGAQAGPGASGAQPSPTGAEPPSAEEPPPAGPSGLVAAPSRRLFVSRVIGGAAAAAALTTVGVGTYGVLNGPTVKRVTVPLAKLPRAAHGYRIAVVSDIHLGPVLGRGFAQTVVDTINSTQPDLIAVVGDLIDGSVKDLRPAAAPLSQLKARHGSYFVTGNHEYFSGAEQWVAEVRRLGLLPLENARTELPWFDLAGVNDIAGESEGQGPDFAKALGDRDRARACVLLAHQPVQIHDAVDHGVDLQLSGHTHGGQLWPGNFLAAAANPTVAGLERYGDTQLYVSRGAGAWGPPTRVGAPSDITVIELASKQA; encoded by the coding sequence GTGGTCATCGTCTTCGCGCTCATCGCGCTGACCGTTCTCGTGACGGCCAACTGGTATCTGTGGCGCCGCCTGTTCCGCGACACGACGCGGGGTCCGGGCTGGGTGCGCCGCGGTGGCGTGGTGCTCGTCGCCGGTGGCTGGGCGCTGGCGGTCGGTGCGCTCGTCGCCGAGCGCACCGGCGCCCCCTTCTGGCTCCAGCGCGTCCTGGCCTGGCCCGGTTTCATGTGGCTGGCCCTGTCGATCTACCTGCTGCTGGCCGTCGTCGTGGGTGAGGTCGTACGACCGCTGCTGCGGCGGTTCCTCGAACGGCGGGACCGTAGCCGGGCGGTGGACCAGGTCGCGGTGGCGCGGCCGGAGCCCGCGACAGCCGTGCCGCAGCCGGAATCCGTGCCGGCCGGGGCACAGGCGGGACCCGGTGCGTCCGGAGCGCAGCCGTCGCCGACCGGAGCAGAGCCTCCGTCGGCCGAGGAGCCGCCGCCTGCCGGGCCGTCAGGGCTGGTGGCCGCGCCCTCCCGGCGGCTCTTCGTCTCCCGTGTCATCGGAGGCGCCGCCGCGGCGGCCGCCCTCACCACCGTGGGTGTCGGCACCTACGGCGTCTTGAACGGGCCGACGGTCAAGCGGGTCACCGTTCCACTGGCCAAGCTCCCGCGCGCGGCGCACGGTTACCGGATCGCCGTGGTCAGCGACATCCACCTGGGCCCGGTCCTCGGCCGCGGCTTCGCCCAGACGGTCGTCGACACGATCAACTCCACCCAGCCCGACCTGATCGCGGTCGTCGGCGACCTGATCGACGGCAGCGTGAAGGACCTGAGACCGGCGGCGGCGCCGCTGTCCCAGCTCAAGGCCCGGCACGGGAGCTACTTCGTCACCGGCAACCACGAGTACTTCTCCGGCGCCGAACAGTGGGTCGCGGAGGTGCGCCGGCTCGGTCTGCTCCCCCTGGAGAACGCCCGGACGGAACTGCCGTGGTTCGACCTGGCCGGCGTCAACGACATCGCGGGCGAGAGCGAGGGCCAGGGCCCCGACTTCGCCAAGGCCCTCGGCGACCGGGACCGGGCACGCGCGTGCGTGCTCCTCGCCCACCAGCCCGTCCAGATCCACGACGCCGTCGACCACGGCGTAGACCTCCAGCTCTCCGGCCACACCCACGGCGGGCAGCTCTGGCCCGGCAACTTCCTCGCCGCGGCGGCGAACCCGACGGTCGCCGGCCTGGAGCGGTACGGCGACACCCAGCTGTACGTCAGCCGCGGCGCCGGCGCCTGGGGCCCGCCGACCCGGGTCGGGGCACCGTCGGACATCACGGTGATCGAGCTCGCGAGCAAGCAGGCGTGA
- a CDS encoding decaprenyl-phosphate phosphoribosyltransferase, which translates to MTETAPMATSARTRETALLEQRTPPRHATTPPPPKGSLLGGLLRTARPKQWVKNVLVVAAPAAAGQLFSQHAVTQLVLVFALFTACAAAVYLINDARDAEADRAHPTKRRRPVAAGQVPVPVAYAVGGALGILAPATAAWLVSPAVAALLTAYLAMQLAYCVSLKHVLVVDLVVVTTGFLMRAMVGGLALGIPLSRWFLITTGFGALFMVSAKRYSEAVQMAGKAGATRALLTEYTTGYLRFVWQLAAGVAVLGYCLWALEEGGVPHTSVLPWRQLSMVAFILAVLRYAVFADRGTAGEPEDVVLHDRALALIALVWIAMYALAVANW; encoded by the coding sequence ATGACCGAGACAGCGCCGATGGCGACCAGCGCCCGCACCCGGGAGACGGCGCTGCTGGAACAGCGCACGCCTCCACGCCACGCCACCACCCCGCCGCCCCCCAAGGGCTCGCTTCTCGGAGGCCTGCTCAGGACCGCGCGCCCCAAGCAGTGGGTCAAGAACGTCCTGGTCGTCGCCGCCCCGGCCGCCGCGGGCCAGCTCTTCTCCCAGCACGCCGTCACCCAACTCGTCCTCGTCTTCGCCCTCTTCACCGCCTGCGCCGCCGCCGTCTACCTGATCAACGACGCCCGCGACGCCGAGGCCGACCGCGCCCACCCCACCAAGCGCCGCCGCCCGGTCGCCGCGGGACAGGTCCCCGTACCCGTCGCGTACGCCGTCGGAGGCGCCCTCGGGATCCTCGCGCCGGCCACTGCGGCCTGGCTGGTCTCCCCGGCCGTGGCCGCGCTGCTGACGGCGTACCTGGCCATGCAACTGGCGTACTGCGTCAGCCTCAAGCACGTCCTGGTCGTCGACCTCGTCGTCGTCACGACCGGGTTCCTGATGCGGGCCATGGTCGGCGGCCTCGCCCTCGGCATCCCCCTGTCCCGCTGGTTCCTGATCACGACCGGGTTCGGGGCGCTGTTCATGGTGTCCGCCAAGCGCTACTCCGAAGCGGTCCAGATGGCCGGGAAAGCGGGCGCCACGCGCGCGTTGCTCACCGAGTACACCACCGGCTACCTGCGCTTCGTCTGGCAGCTCGCCGCCGGAGTCGCCGTCCTCGGCTACTGCCTGTGGGCCCTGGAGGAGGGCGGCGTCCCGCACACCAGCGTGCTGCCCTGGCGGCAGCTGTCGATGGTCGCCTTCATCCTCGCCGTGCTGCGCTACGCCGTCTTCGCCGACCGCGGCACCGCGGGCGAACCCGAGGACGTCGTCCTCCACGACCGCGCCCTCGCCCTGATCGCCCTGGTGTGGATCGCCATGTACGCCCTGGCGGTGGCCAATTGGTGA
- a CDS encoding SCO4848 family membrane protein — MKLSRPVSWFLLAFGVWSWVIWVTFVKNLIKDGSGLAFDDGHPTAYFWVHLLLAVVSFVLGTVIGGIGLRGVRALRRNS; from the coding sequence ATGAAGCTCAGCCGCCCCGTCTCCTGGTTCCTGCTCGCCTTCGGGGTGTGGAGCTGGGTCATCTGGGTCACTTTCGTCAAAAACCTGATCAAGGACGGCAGCGGGCTCGCGTTCGACGACGGTCACCCGACGGCGTACTTCTGGGTGCATCTGCTGCTCGCCGTCGTCTCCTTCGTATTGGGGACGGTCATCGGGGGCATCGGGTTGCGCGGAGTACGCGCACTGCGGCGGAACTCATAG
- a CDS encoding response regulator transcription factor → MTTAPGTVLVVEDEESIADVLAIALRYHRFEVMTAGTVREARALSERTRPDVALLDVMLPDGDGRALGRQLRAERPDLALVFLTARDSPAEVVGALGFGDDYITKPFNIDEVVARITAVLRRTRPADVIPQRPPLRYGDLELDETTYSVHRDGRTVELTPTEYALLRFLVRNGGRIVPKEQLLRHVWQYEHTPPESTVVETYISYLRRKLDTLGPPVITTRRGVGYGLA, encoded by the coding sequence ATGACGACGGCTCCAGGCACCGTGCTGGTCGTGGAGGACGAGGAGAGCATCGCGGACGTCCTCGCGATCGCGTTGCGCTACCACCGGTTCGAGGTGATGACGGCGGGCACCGTCCGCGAGGCGCGCGCGCTCAGCGAGCGCACCCGCCCGGACGTGGCGCTGCTCGACGTCATGCTGCCCGACGGGGACGGCCGCGCCCTGGGCCGCCAACTCCGCGCCGAGCGGCCCGACCTGGCGCTCGTCTTCCTCACCGCCCGTGACTCGCCCGCCGAGGTCGTCGGCGCCCTCGGCTTCGGCGACGACTACATCACCAAACCGTTCAACATCGACGAGGTCGTCGCCAGGATCACTGCGGTGCTGCGCCGCACCCGCCCGGCCGACGTCATCCCGCAGCGTCCCCCCTTGCGCTACGGCGACCTGGAGTTGGACGAGACGACGTACTCGGTGCACCGCGACGGCCGCACGGTCGAACTGACCCCCACCGAGTACGCCCTGCTGCGCTTCCTGGTGCGCAACGGCGGCCGGATCGTGCCCAAGGAGCAACTCCTGCGCCACGTCTGGCAGTACGAGCACACGCCGCCCGAATCGACCGTGGTGGAGACCTACATCAGCTATCTGCGGCGCAAGCTCGACACGCTGGGGCCGCCGGTGATCACCACCCGGCGGGGCGTGGGATACGGGCTGGCATGA